In Acidobacteriota bacterium, the following proteins share a genomic window:
- a CDS encoding integrase gives LVARLLAAESQLAVLQQGIEEKKRPKPRFSSAFRLLWALFYRLWPDWREATYLMQPDTVVK, from the coding sequence GTTGGTCGCAAGGCTTTTGGCGGCCGAAAGCCAGCTCGCTGTGCTCCAACAGGGCATCGAGGAGAAGAAAAGACCGAAGCCGAGATTCAGCTCAGCCTTCCGGCTCCTCTGGGCTCTTTTCTATCGCCTCTGGCCTGACTGGCGAGAGGCCACTTATCTGATGCAGCCCGATACTGTCGTCAAGTGA